A window of Longispora fulva contains these coding sequences:
- a CDS encoding Gfo/Idh/MocA family oxidoreductase, whose amino-acid sequence MTTVAIVGGGRHLSQWLVRLDPDPAYRIVAVTGPSDRHEPAVPAHLAELVTLHHRAALRLAPDVLLVLEAMSTPEVIRDGLRAGAHVIADLPIAHRASQVPGFLDLARKNGRRVVVPARRADPGLEVLRAAVACDTPERRLPWAVQADLLYTLADAPSPYDLDTAAALLVRAADLAGVQITAVLADNLSPHAPHAGRSLYRVPVLSTVADGVAVTVRAGAVPAGTRGLTGPAGRWTVTAATGVAYRWQGGEVAAVDGTGALRHRPAPVADDRDPRWLDAVLDDLHGTGTGVHLLGAVHDRHARVVDALLRRHTTGRSSAVPASKLPHGDR is encoded by the coding sequence GTGACCACGGTGGCGATCGTCGGCGGCGGCCGACACCTCTCACAGTGGCTCGTCCGCCTGGACCCGGACCCCGCGTACCGGATCGTCGCGGTCACCGGCCCCTCCGACCGCCATGAACCGGCCGTCCCCGCGCACCTCGCCGAGCTGGTGACGCTGCACCACCGCGCCGCGCTGCGGCTCGCGCCGGACGTGCTGCTGGTCCTAGAGGCGATGAGCACCCCGGAGGTGATCCGCGACGGTCTCCGCGCCGGAGCGCACGTCATCGCAGACCTCCCGATCGCCCACCGGGCCAGCCAGGTTCCCGGCTTCCTCGACCTGGCCCGCAAGAACGGCCGGCGGGTCGTGGTGCCCGCCCGGCGCGCGGATCCGGGCCTGGAGGTGCTGCGCGCCGCCGTCGCCTGCGACACACCGGAGCGCCGGCTGCCGTGGGCAGTGCAGGCCGACCTGCTCTACACCCTCGCCGACGCGCCGAGCCCCTACGATCTCGACACGGCCGCCGCCCTGCTTGTGCGCGCCGCCGACCTTGCCGGAGTGCAGATCACGGCGGTGCTGGCCGACAACCTGAGCCCGCACGCCCCGCACGCCGGTCGCTCGCTGTACCGGGTGCCGGTGCTGTCGACCGTCGCCGATGGCGTCGCGGTGACGGTACGGGCCGGGGCGGTACCGGCGGGCACTCGGGGCCTGACCGGTCCCGCCGGGCGGTGGACGGTGACGGCGGCGACCGGCGTCGCGTACCGGTGGCAGGGCGGCGAGGTCGCAGCCGTCGACGGGACTGGCGCGCTGCGGCACCGGCCCGCGCCTGTGGCCGACGATCGGGATCCGCGGTGGCTGGACGCGGTCCTGGACGACCTGCACGGCACCGGCACCGGCGTGCACCTCCTCGGCGCCGTTCACGACCGGCACGCCCGGGTCGTGGACGCGCTGCTGCGCCGCCACACCACCGGCCGCTCCTCCGCCGTCCCCGCCAGCAAGCTCCCGCACGGCGACCGCTAG
- a CDS encoding phosphotransferase, translated as MTALPDNPAAGVPCPYLDQMLDLARQHRPDAQPGEVTASVTGWVLRVDSADGPLIVKRHREDTTFLREATAYRAWERQLTALGGLVPAVLRTAHVERTLLLSAVPGRPVSECELTGQEETAAHRAAGQTLATLHASVHLTGLEGAMLPAAAARARLRQWRRDAVVTVEQAEQFAAMIERLEHWSGPQVVLGHGHFLPEHWMWNGSHVSLIGLRGLSARYPALSLLPLAVGVWEDRRDLRAAFLEGYKYRLADSVARTVEAAVELTRAGGILLLQSAPAESQ; from the coding sequence GTGACCGCCCTCCCTGACAACCCCGCCGCCGGCGTCCCGTGCCCGTATCTCGACCAGATGCTGGACCTGGCACGCCAGCACCGGCCCGACGCGCAGCCCGGGGAGGTGACCGCCTCGGTCACCGGCTGGGTGCTGCGCGTCGACAGCGCGGACGGGCCCCTCATCGTTAAGCGCCACCGGGAGGACACGACGTTTCTACGCGAGGCCACGGCTTACCGGGCGTGGGAGCGGCAACTGACGGCGCTCGGGGGCCTGGTGCCGGCGGTGCTGCGCACCGCGCACGTTGAGCGAACGCTGCTCCTATCGGCGGTACCGGGCAGGCCGGTGTCGGAGTGCGAGCTGACCGGGCAGGAGGAGACCGCCGCCCACCGCGCGGCCGGGCAGACCCTGGCCACCCTGCACGCCTCCGTGCACCTCACTGGTTTGGAGGGGGCGATGCTGCCGGCCGCGGCGGCGCGGGCACGGCTGCGGCAGTGGCGCCGCGACGCGGTCGTGACGGTCGAGCAGGCCGAGCAGTTCGCCGCCATGATCGAGCGACTGGAGCATTGGAGCGGGCCGCAGGTCGTCCTTGGGCACGGCCACTTCCTCCCCGAACACTGGATGTGGAACGGGTCGCACGTGTCGTTGATCGGGCTGCGCGGCTTGTCGGCCCGCTACCCCGCCTTAAGCCTGCTGCCGCTGGCTGTCGGGGTCTGGGAGGACCGGCGCGACCTGCGGGCGGCGTTCTTAGAGGGGTACAAGTATCGGCTGGCTGACTCGGTGGCTCGCACCGTGGAGGCAGCGGTCGAGCTGACTCGCGCCGGTGGCATCCTGCTGCTGCAATCCGCACCAGCGGAGTCGCAGTGA